In Clostridium sp. SY8519, one genomic interval encodes:
- the dnaK gene encoding molecular chaperone DnaK: MSKIIGIDLGTTNSCVAVMEGGQPVVIANTEGARTTPSIVAFTKNGERLVGEPAKRQAVTNAEKTISSIKREMGTDYKKEIDGKKYTPQEISAMILQKLKADAENYLGEKVTEAVITVPAYFNDAQRQATKDAGKIAGLDVKRIINEPTAAALAYGLDNEKEQKIMVYDLGGGTFDVSIIEIGDGVIEVLSTSGDNRLGGDDFDNKITQWLLTEFKNQEGVDLSTDKMALQRLKEAAEKAKKELSSATTTNINLPFITATADGPKHLDMNLTRAKFDELTHDLVERTSVPVQNALRDAGITAADLGQVLLVGGSTRIPAVQDKVKALTGKEPSKNLNPDECVAIGASIQGGKLAGDAGAGDILLLDVTPLSLSIETMGGIATTLIERNTTIPTRKSQIFSTAADNQTAVDINVVQGERKFAKDNKSLGQFRLDGIPPARRGVPQIEVTFDIDANGIVNVSAKDLGTGKEQHITITAGSNMSEEDINKAVQEAAQFEAEDNKRKEAIDARNDADAFVFQTEKALEEVGANVSDADKAPVQADLDALKKILEEHPDASQMTDAQVDELKAAKEKLMNSAQTVFTKMYEQQAQAQQGAAGADAGAQQQSTGGSDDDVVDADYKEV; the protein is encoded by the coding sequence ATGAGCAAGATTATAGGTATTGATTTAGGTACTACAAACAGCTGCGTAGCAGTTATGGAAGGCGGACAGCCGGTAGTAATCGCCAACACAGAGGGCGCAAGAACCACACCGTCCATTGTCGCCTTTACCAAAAACGGCGAGCGTCTGGTAGGCGAGCCGGCAAAACGTCAGGCAGTAACAAATGCCGAAAAGACAATTTCATCCATCAAACGTGAGATGGGTACCGATTACAAAAAGGAAATCGACGGAAAGAAATATACACCGCAGGAAATCTCCGCAATGATTCTTCAGAAGCTGAAAGCAGACGCAGAGAACTACCTGGGTGAGAAAGTGACAGAAGCGGTTATCACTGTGCCTGCATATTTCAATGACGCGCAGCGTCAGGCAACCAAGGACGCAGGCAAGATTGCCGGTCTGGATGTAAAACGTATCATCAACGAGCCTACCGCAGCAGCACTGGCTTACGGACTGGACAACGAAAAAGAACAGAAAATCATGGTATACGACTTAGGCGGCGGTACTTTTGATGTTTCCATCATCGAAATCGGTGACGGCGTCATCGAAGTTCTGTCCACTTCCGGCGACAACCGTCTGGGCGGCGACGACTTCGATAACAAGATCACACAGTGGCTCCTTACCGAATTCAAGAATCAGGAAGGCGTGGATCTGTCCACAGATAAGATGGCGCTTCAGAGACTGAAAGAAGCAGCTGAGAAGGCAAAGAAAGAGCTTTCTTCCGCTACCACTACCAACATCAACCTTCCGTTCATTACAGCTACAGCAGACGGCCCGAAACATCTGGATATGAATCTGACCAGAGCGAAATTTGATGAACTGACCCATGACCTGGTGGAGAGAACTTCCGTACCGGTTCAGAACGCTTTAAGAGATGCCGGAATCACAGCTGCCGACCTGGGACAGGTACTGTTAGTCGGCGGTTCCACACGTATCCCGGCGGTACAGGATAAAGTAAAAGCACTGACCGGCAAAGAACCCAGCAAGAACTTAAACCCGGACGAGTGTGTGGCAATCGGCGCTTCCATTCAGGGCGGCAAGCTGGCCGGAGATGCCGGTGCCGGCGATATCCTTCTGCTGGATGTTACACCGCTGTCTCTGTCCATCGAAACCATGGGCGGCATCGCGACCACACTGATTGAGCGGAATACCACCATTCCTACCAGAAAGAGCCAGATCTTCTCCACTGCGGCAGACAACCAGACTGCAGTAGATATCAACGTGGTGCAGGGCGAGCGTAAGTTTGCCAAAGACAATAAATCCCTCGGCCAGTTCCGTCTGGATGGAATCCCGCCGGCACGCCGCGGCGTTCCGCAGATCGAGGTAACCTTTGATATTGATGCCAACGGTATCGTTAATGTATCCGCTAAGGACCTGGGTACCGGAAAAGAGCAGCATATCACCATTACCGCAGGTTCCAACATGTCGGAAGAAGATATCAACAAAGCCGTGCAGGAAGCTGCTCAGTTCGAGGCAGAAGATAACAAACGGAAAGAGGCAATTGACGCAAGAAATGACGCGGATGCCTTTGTATTCCAGACAGAGAAAGCCCTGGAAGAAGTGGGTGCCAATGTATCCGACGCAGATAAAGCTCCGGTACAGGCAGACCTGGATGCATTAAAGAAGATTCTGGAGGAGCATCCGGATGCAAGCCAGATGACGGATGCGCAGGTAGACGAGCTGAAAGCTGCAAAAGAGAAACTGATGAACAGCGCGCAGACCGTATTCACCAAGATGTATGAGCAGCAGGCACAGGCACAGCAGGGCGCTGCAGGCGCTGATGCCGGCGCACAGCAGCAGAGCACCGGCGGATCCGACGATGATGTAGTAGACGCTGATTATAAAGAGGTATAA